Within Romboutsia sp. CE17, the genomic segment GCAGATTCTATTCTTATAAATTTTTTTAGATTTTTTGGTGGTTCTAACGTTGTCGGTCCAGAAACTAGTGTTACTTCAGCACCTCTATCACAAGCTTCTTTAGCTATTGCATAGCCCATTTTTCCTGTAGAACGATTAGTTATGTATCTTACTGGATCTATTGCTTCTACAGTAGGTCCAGCTGTAATTATTATTTTCTTACCTTCTAAATCTTGCTTTTTTGTAAGAGCATCTACTACAGCTTCAACTATATTTTCTGGAGTTGCAAGTTTACCTTTACCTATATCTCCACAAGCAAGCCTACCACTTTCAGGCTCTATAAATTCATAGTTTAATGCTCTTAATGTATCTATATTTCTTTGTACTATAGGATTTTCGTACATATTAGTATTCATTGCCGGAGCTATTAAAACTTTCGCTTTAGTAGCCATAACTGTAGTTGAAAGCATATCGTCACTTATACCACAAGCCATTTTCCCAATTATATTGGCAGTGGCTGGAGCTATTAAGAATACATCTGCTTTTTTAGCTAAAGATATATGCTCTACATCCCATGTTTTAGGTTCTTCAAACATATCACAAACTACGTAGTTTTGACTTAAAGACTGAAAAGTTAAAGGTGTTACAAATTCTGTAGCGCTTTTAGTCATTATTACATGCACATTTACACCAAGCTTTTTTAGTCTACTTACTACATCACAAACTTTGTATACGGCAATTCCACCACTTACGCCAATTACAACAGTTTTATTTTTTAGCATATCTTATTCCTCTATTTCTTTTTTATCAGCTTCTTGTTCTTGCTTTTCTTCTAATTCAGCTTGTTCTATTTCCATTTGACTTAATACTCTATATGTTATTTCACCTTCTGCAACTTCTTGAGTAGCTATACATACAGGCTTATTTTCTTTTTGCTTATTTTCTACATATGGAGCTGATCCATCTATTATTTCTCTCGCTCTTTTTGCAACAGTACCTACTAAATAGTATCTGTTGTCTATTTTGTTTAATACTTCATTTATTGATGGTTTTATCATTTTATAACTCCTCCTTGAACTTCTCTATTATATTATTCTTATATCTAGTAACTTTATTCTTCTCTGAAGATATTATAGCTTCTAGTTCTTTAACTGATTTTTCAACGTCTTTATTAAATATAAAGTAATCATAATCATCTATTTGTTTTATTTCTTCAAATGCACAACTAAATCTCTTTTCTATTTCTTCTGCAGTTTCTGTTCCTCTTCCAACTATTCTATTCTTTAATTCTTTAAGAGATGGAGGAAGTACAAATATGAATATTCCTTCTGGATATACTTTTTTAACTTGTCTTGCTCCTTGCATTTCTATTTCTAAGATAACATCTTGACCTTTTGCTAAAGTTTCCATTATTGCAGCTTTTGGTGTACCATAGAAATTATCATAAATCTGAGCGTACTCTAAAAATTCACCTTTTTCTATCATAGATGTAAACTCTTCTTTTTCTAAAAAGAAGTAATTAACTCCATGAACTTCTCCATTTCTAGGCTTTCTTGTTGTAGCTGATACAGAAAGCTTTATTTGGTCATTTTCTTCTAATATAGCTTTACAAATTGTACCCTTACCTGCTCCAGATGGTCCTGATACAACTAGTAATAGTCCTTTTCTTTTAACCATTACTTTTCTTCCTTTCTATTGTCTATTTATACTATTCTATGTTTTGAATTTGCTCTCTTATCTTTTCCAATTCACTTTTTATTTCAACAACTAAGTTAGTTATATTTAAATCAGACGACTTAGAACCTATAGTATTCGTTTCTCTATTCATTTCTTGTATTAAGAAGTCTATTTTTCTTCCGATTGATTCATCTTTAACTATAGTATTTTTTAATTGTTCTATATGACTTTTAAATCTTACTATTTCTTCTGTTATACTACTTTTGTCTGCATATATAGCTACTTCTTGAGCTAATCTACTTTCATCTATTAGACTTGGATTTTCTAATATTTCACTTATTCTACTATTTAATTTTTCTTTATAATCAATAACTACATTATAAGAATGCTTTTCAATTTCTTCAATTAAACTTTTAAGAAGGTCAGATCTTTCTAAAACATCTTTAGCTAATCTTTGTCCTTCTTCACTTCTCATTTCCTTTAATTTAATTAAAGTTTCTTCTAATGCTTTTCTTAGCATTGACCATAATAATTCTTCGTCTTCTTCTTTTTCCTCTGTCTTTATTATATCAGGGAACTTTGCTACGTTCATAACACTTATATCATCAACTAAATCAAACTTATTTCTTATATCTCTTAATATATTTACATATTGGCTTGCCAATACTTCATCGAACTTTAAGTTTACATCTTCACTACCTAACAAGTCAAGCTTTATGTAAATATCTACTCTACCTCTTTTTATGTAATTTTTAACAAAGTTCCTAGCCTTATCTTCTAAAAAAGATATTTTCCTTGGAAGTCGTATATTTATATCACAATACTTATGATTTATAGTTTTACATTCTACTAAAAAATAATAATTATCATCTTTATATTCGCCTCTTCCAAATCCAGTCATACTAATAGCCATATTATACCTCCAAATTTCCTTCGCATATTTTCACTGAAGGTCCTGTCATATAAACAAAATCTTCTATATCTATCTTTACTGTTCCGCCCTTAGATGTTACATTTACACACTTGCCTACTTTGTTTAAGTAATTGCAAATTAATGCAGACGCAGTCATCCCTGTCCCGCATCCGAGTGTGTATCCACATCCTCTTTCCCAAGTGTTCACATATATACTATTTCCATCTTCTATTTTAACGAAATTAACATTTGTTCCTTCCTTAAAAATCTTATATTTTTCTATTTCTTTTCCATATTTATATAATTCTTCTAAACTTAAGTTTTCTGATAAAATAACCGTATGTGGAACACCCATTAATATTGAACTTAAAGTGAACTCTTTATCTAATATTTTTACTTTTTTATTTATGAATATTTCATCCTCTGTATCTACAGGAATATCCTTTGCTAAAAAGCTTCCTTTTCCCATATTTACTTTTACTGAATCAATTTCATTATTTTTTAAATTTGCTTTTATTTTCTTTATTCCATCTAAAGTATATACATCAAATTCTTCTTTTCTAACTATATTATTGTCATAAACAAATTTTACAAAACATCTTAATCCATTTCCACACATTGCAGCTCTTGAACCATCAGAGTTATAATAAACCATCTCTACGTCTGCTACATTAGAATCTTTAACTACCAATAGCCCATCTGCTCCAACTGAAAACCTTCTATGACACACTTGTTTTGCTAAATTTCCATAATCATTGCAATCTATATTATCATTTCTGCCATCTATAGCTATAAAATCATTCCCTATTCCGTGTAACTTCCAAAACTTCATATATTTCTCCCCTTTTATATAAGTTACTAACTAAATATTATACAACATTACAATGTTAAAATAAATAATTAGATTCGTTTTTTCTAATTGATTATTAGTTGAATAAAACCCTTTATTGTAACTAATCATAAAACATATAAATTTTTATACTTATATATTATATTTACTTACTATTCACATTATTGATATTATGTGTAATAATTAATTTATTGATATTTAATATGAAGGGAGTGTTTTTATGGCTTTAGATGGTTTAGTTATTCACTCATTAGTTAATGAACTATCTACTAAACTTATTGGTGGTAAAGTTGATAAAGTTCATCAACCAGAAGATGATGAGATTGTTTTATATATAAGAAATAATAAAGAAAATTTTAAACTAGTTTTAAGTTGTAGTTCTTCTAATCCTAGGGTTTATATTGCTAATGACTACAAAAAAGAAAATCCTATTAAAGCACCTATGTTTTGCATGCTTTTTAGAAAATATATACAAGGTGGTAATATAGTAAATATTTCACAAGTTGGATTTGAAAGAATTATAAAAATAAGTATTGATTCTTTAGATGAATTAAAAGAAAAAACTAGAAAAGATATTTACATAGAAATAATGGGTAGACACAGTAATATAATTCTTACTCATAACTCTGATAATAAAATTATAGATTCGGCTAAAAGAATTCCTACAAGTATAAGTAGAGTTCGTCAAATACTTCCTGGTCTTACTTATGAGCTTCCACCTGCTCAAAGTAAATTAAATCCACTTGATAATATATCTAAAGATAGTTTTATAAAGTCTTTAAAAACTTTTGATGGCCCTATTTTTAAAGGAATATATTCTAAATTTTTAGGTATAAGCCCTGTAATCTCAAAAGAATTATGTTATAGAGCTAATATCAACGAAAAAATAAATACAAATGATATTTCAGAAGAAGATATAACTTCTCTATATAATGAATTTAGCAGTTTATTTAATAATATAATTAATAATATTTTCTCACCATGCATAGTTATTAATGAAAAATTAGATAAGGTTATTGATTTTAGCTGTATTAATTTAACTTTATATAATGATTTAAAATTTATTAATAAAGATAGTATGTCAACTATTTTAGAGGGCTACTATAAGACTAAAGACATAAAAGATAGAATTCATCAACGTGCTTCTGATTTAAAGAAAAGTATTTCTGTAAAACTTGAAAGGCTTTATCATAAACAAGAAAAACAAGAAGAAGAGTTATTAGAAGCTGAAAATGCTGATATTTATAAGGTAAAGGGTGAACTACTTACAGCTTATATTTACATGATTGAAAAGGGAATGGATAGTGTTGAGGTTCAAAACTTCTATGACCCTAATTATGAAAATGTAACTATATCTCTTAATAAAAATTTAACTCCTTCTGAAAACGCTCAAAAGTATTTCAAGAAATATAATAAATTGAAAACAGCTAAAAAAGAAATAACTTCTCAAATAGCTATAAATAAAGAAGAAATAGATTACTTAGAGAATATAATTTTAAGTATAGAAAACTGTGAAAATTTAGCTGAACTTCAAGATATTAAAGATGAACTTATTAGGCTTGGGTACTCAAAGTCATCAGGTAAACTAAAGTCTAAAAAAGAGACTGCACTTACTACTAAACCGCATGAGTTTATTTCATCCGAAGGATTTAAAATTCTTGTAGGTAAGAATAATAAGCAAAATGATTACCTTACCCTTAGAATTGCAGACCCAGATGATATATGGATGCATACAAAAAATATTCCAGGATCTCATGTTATTATAAAATGTGCTGGAAAAGATGTATCTGAGCAAACTATATACGAAGGCGCTATGTTAGCAGCTTATTTTAGTAAATCCAAAATGTCTTCTCAAGTACCTGTAGATTATACTAAGAAGAAACATGTAAAGAAACCTAGTGGTTCTAAACCTGGTATGGTAATTTATGAAACTAATAGTACAATGTATGTAACTCCAACTGAAGAAATGGTTGCATCATTAAAAAATAAAGATTTTTAAAATGAAATCAACAGGATATACTTTTAACTGTATATTCTGTTGATTTTTTATATTTATAGAATTTATTTAAAACTTAATTAAATTTGTTTGTATTATGATTGTAAGTGTATATTTTTTTCTTTATTTTTTATTTGTATGTATTCAGTATTCTTGTTTTTTTATGAAGGTATTTATATTTAAACGTCTAATTTTATTATTATAAAGGAATACGTTTTCTTATTTTGAGTTATAAATTTTTAGAAGGTTGGTGTACATATTATGACAAATACTATAGTAAATTTCCCTTACAATTTTAGAGGAGTAGCAAGATTAGATTCAGATGGTGTAGTTCACAATCATCTTTACCATGAATGTCCAGTTGGAAAAGTTGATAAAAATGTTATATACAATAAAAATAACTTTCCTATTGGTAGAGTTGATGAAAGTGGGATAATTCATAACCATATAACAAAAAATTCACCTATTGGTAAAGTTGATGAAAATGGATATGTATATAATGGTGTTTCTAAGCAGTCTTTAGTTGGAAGAATTGATGGAGATAATGCTAGTTTAGCCGGAAGTGCTTATTTACTACTATTACATAATAAATAAAAATAACTGCATGTAAATTTTCATGCAGTTATTTTTATTTTAATAAATTCATATATTAAGACTTTTTATCTATTATTCTATACTTTTAATGCTATCTTATTTATCAGCTTTTAGCGACTCTACAAATTCTATTTCTCCAATAAAATTATTCCATTTAAGCTCTTTTTTAAACTCCTCAAAGCACCTTTTAGCCCTACCTCCACCACTACAAGCAAATAATCTCATATTTCTATTATATATTTTATAATCTCTAGTAAATCTATTAAATGGTAATGCATAAGTTCCAACCCATATAGGTGAACCAAAAATATATTCTCATAATTATTTAAATCTATATATTTATTTATAAGTATTGGATTCTCTTTAAAAATTATACTTTTACTTACTTAGAAGTATTTTTTTAAGCCTTTTTTAGAAAATACTTTTTTGTTCTTAATTCCATAATATCTGCATTTAACCCTTTTGCAATTATTTCTTCTATTAATTTTGTATTTCCTTCTATTGAAAAATACACAACTAAGTTTTTCACAATATATATATCTTTTTGCTTTTCTAATTTTTATCAAATAGAATAAATATATCTTTTATATACAAAATTTCATTTTATATATATAAATTTCTATTAAATACCACTACTTTAAATTATAATCATAATATATGCTAATTATTAACTTTTTAGAGGAGATTATATGAATAATTTATTTTTATACTATATTTTTATAATTAATATAATAGGATTTATTTCAATATATGTAGATAAGATGAGAGCTATAAAAAATCAATGGCGAATTCGTGAATCTACTTTATTTACTATTGCTTATATAGGTGGTAGTATTGGTTCTTTGTTAGGAATGTACTTATTTAGACATAAGACAAAACATATTAAATTTACGATTGGATTTAATTTTATACTTCTTATTCAGATAGCTTTAATATCTATGTTTTATATATAATTTATTATTTATTTTTATTAAAATTAAAAAGCTATAAACAATAGATTTGTTAAAATGTAGCCTTATCTAAGTACATTTTAACCTTTTATCTACTGTTTATAGCTTTGATTTATAATGCTATTGATTTATCTTCATCTATAAAAAATCTTTTATACCATACTAAAAAAATATATATTACCCAAATTTTTCTTGCATTATTCTCGTTTCCATTATAATGATTATCTAGTAATTTTACTATCTTAGTAGTATCGAAAAATTCTCTAGCATAATCACTCTCAAAAGATTCTTTTACTATTCTATGATATTTTTCTTCTTTTAGCCACTCTCTTATTGGTACTGGGAATCCTTTTTTCTCTCTTTTAGCCCATTCATCTGGAAGTACTTCATTAGCTGCTTTTCTTAAAACATATTTTGTATTTTCATCATTAACCCTATAATCTCTAGGTATATCTTGAGCTACTTTCATAACCTCTTTATCTAAAAATGGAACTCTTAATTCTAAAGAATGTGCCATACTCATTTTATCTGCTTTTAGCAATATATCCCCTGGCAGCCAAAGATTCAAATCTAAATATTGTTTCTTTGTTAAATCATCTTTATCTTTTACTTTTTCATATATAGGTTTAGTTATATCTTTTATTGACGGTGATTGAGAATATTCTTTATTTAGTATATCTTTTGCTTCATCTTCTTCAAAAACAAAAGCTTGCCCTATAAAGTAATCTTCAACATCACTTCCTCCCTTAATCATTAACATTTTACCTTTAAAATATGGTTTATTCTTAACCAACTTAGCTAGTAATTTTCTTAAAGGTTTAGGAACTTTCTTATATTTTTTCATAACTGAAGTTTCATCATACCATTCATAGCCACCAAATAGTTCATCTGCACCTTCTCCAGATAAAACAACTGTAACATGTTCTCTTGCTAACTCAGATAAGAAATATAAGGGAATCGATGATGGATTTGCTTGTGGCTCATCCATATGATATTGAATACAATCCAGTTTATTAAAACACTCTTCAGCATTTATAATTTTACTTAAATTTTCTATTTCAAGCATATTAGATAAGTCTTTTGCTAAATTAGATTCATTAAACTTATCTTGCTCAAATCCAACCGAAAAAGTTTTTTGTGGCATCAAAACACTAGTTATGTAACTAGAATCTACTCCACCAGATAAAAATGAACCTAAAGGAACTTCACTATTTTTATGAACTTCTACCGATTGATTAACTATATGCTTAACTTCATTTATATAATTTTCTAATGTATTTTCTTTTTCATCAAAATTGATATCCCAGTATCTTTTTATTTCCATCTTTTCATTTTCATAAGTAAAGTAATGAGCTGGTGGGAGTTTAAATACTCCTTTAAAGAAAGTCTCATTTAAAACTGAGTATTGGAACGTTAGATACGGTTTTAAAGCATCTTTATTTAATTCTTTTACGAAGTCTGGATGTTTTAAAAAACTTTTTATCTCTGATCCAAATAAGAATGATTTTTCATCTTTTCCTAAAAAACTAGTGTAATAAAAAGGTTTTATACCAAAATGATCTCTTGCACCAAATAATTTCTTATTTTTAGTATCGAAAATTACAAAAGCAAACATTCCCCTAAGCTTTTGTACCATATCTTCTTTATATTCTTCATAAGAATGTACTAGAACTTCACTATCTGTATCAGTTTTAAATATATGCCCTCTTTGTATTAACTCTTCTCTTAGATCTTTATAATTATATATCTCACCATTAAATACTAATGCTATACTTTTATCTTCATTAAATAAAGGTTGAGCTCCATGAGTCACATCTATTATGCTAAGCCTTCTAAAGCCTAATGCTACATCCTCATTTATAAATTCACCAGTTTGATCTGGGCCCCTATGTATTATAGTATCTAACATATCCTTTAATATATATTTCTTATTATTTGCTTTGCTAACAAATCCAACAAATCCACACATACATATCTCCCCCCTCTATGCTTAAGTTTTTGCTATATATATTTTGTTTCAAAGCTATATTATATCATAGTTTTTGTTATTTTTACAATTTTTTACATTTACTTAATTGTCAAAATTATCTGAAATAATAAATGAGTAAAATAAAACACAAAATCTAGACTTTAAAATCTAAATTTTGCGTTTTCTGTTTTAATTATTAGCACTAGAAACTTTAATGCTAACTTTTGTTTTTTCATTTTTAAATTGGTTTTTATTTAATAACCTATTTAATACTATACCTATAATTGCCGCTAAACTTAATCCTGTTATTTTAACACTTTGAGTTACAGGTATTCCTATTGATATTCCTTTATTTCCTAAATAAGTAGTTCCTAATCCTATTACTAATATAGTAGCTATTATTATCATATTATTTTTATTCTCTACACACTTACTGTCTTTTATAGTCTTTAAACCTACAAAAGTTATCATTGAGAATAACATTATACTTATTCCACCCATAACAGCTTGAGGTATGCTTTGTAAGAATCCTCCAAACTTACCAATACAAGCAAGAAGTATTGCAAGAATTGCTGTACGTCTTAAGTTTGCTGGATCGTAATTTTTAGTTATAGCAAGTACTGCTGTATTTTCTCCGTAAGTAGTATTTGCTGGCCCTCCTAAAAAACCTGCTACCATTGTAGCTAATCCATCTCCTAATAATGTTTTATTTAGTCCTGGATTTTCTAAGAAATTCTTACCTACAACAGTTCCATTAGTAGTAATGTCTCCTATATGCTCCATGAAAACTGCTAAAACAACCGGTGCTATTATAACTATTGCTTCAAGACTAAATTTAGGTAGTGTAAAGTTTGGTATTGCAAATAAACTAGCACTTGTTATAGTTGATGTATCTATTAATCCTGTAAAGTAACATATCGTATAACCTATAATTACTGATATCAAAATTCCTATTTGCTTTAAAAATCCTTTAGCAAATAAGTTTATACATATTGCTACACCTAATGTAATAGCTGCTATAATAAAATTATGTGAAGCCATATCAAAAGCTGTTGGTATTAAGTTTAATCCTATTACAGCTATCATTGCTCCTGTAACTTGAGGTGGGAAATAATTTTTGATTTTTTCAGCACCAATAATTTTTACTAAACATGAAAGTATTACATATACAAAACCTGCTACAATTATACCACCTTGTGCATAAGCCAAATCTCCTCCATGAGCATCTATAGCTGCTTTTATTACTGGTATAAATGCAAAACTTGAACCTAAAAATACTGGCACTTTATTTTCTGTACAAAAATGGAATATTAACGTTCCTATGCCTGCACAAAATATTGCAACTGCTGGATCTAACCCTGTTAACATTGGAACTAATACTGTAGCTCCAAACATTGCTAATAAATGTTGAAATGACATGATTAATTTTTTCATAAAAAACCTCCCAAAATTTTTTTAGGGAGAAATATTCTCCCTTTTTCAGTCTCTCTGTACTGAATTAAAAGGCAATATAAAACCTTATTTTATTCTAGTTAAATTTTATGCTTTTATTCTTTAATAGTTACTGAATCTTCTTCGTCAGTTTCTATTAATTTAACTGATATTACTTCAGACTTTGATGTTGGTACATTTTTTCCAACATAATCTGCCCTTACTGGTAACTCTCTATGACCTCTATCTACTAATACTGCAAGTTGTATTGATTTTGGTCTTCCAATATCCATTATTGCATCTAA encodes:
- the rpoZ gene encoding DNA-directed RNA polymerase subunit omega, coding for MIKPSINEVLNKIDNRYYLVGTVAKRAREIIDGSAPYVENKQKENKPVCIATQEVAEGEITYRVLSQMEIEQAELEEKQEQEADKKEIEE
- the coaBC gene encoding bifunctional phosphopantothenoylcysteine decarboxylase/phosphopantothenate--cysteine ligase CoaBC encodes the protein MLKNKTVVIGVSGGIAVYKVCDVVSRLKKLGVNVHVIMTKSATEFVTPLTFQSLSQNYVVCDMFEEPKTWDVEHISLAKKADVFLIAPATANIIGKMACGISDDMLSTTVMATKAKVLIAPAMNTNMYENPIVQRNIDTLRALNYEFIEPESGRLACGDIGKGKLATPENIVEAVVDALTKKQDLEGKKIIITAGPTVEAIDPVRYITNRSTGKMGYAIAKEACDRGAEVTLVSGPTTLEPPKNLKKFIRIESAKDMYEAVINNLDENDVIIKSAAVADYKPKDYCDKKIKKSDDDLVIKLDRNKDIAYEIGKVKKDKILVGFAAETNDLIENAKNKINKKNLDFIVANDLTKEGAGFGVDTNIVKIIDKDGAIEEYPIMKKNEVANVILDKVKDLLEK
- a CDS encoding DUF1294 domain-containing protein, whose product is MNNLFLYYIFIINIIGFISIYVDKMRAIKNQWRIRESTLFTIAYIGGSIGSLLGMYLFRHKTKHIKFTIGFNFILLIQIALISMFYI
- the gmk gene encoding guanylate kinase, whose translation is MVKRKGLLLVVSGPSGAGKGTICKAILEENDQIKLSVSATTRKPRNGEVHGVNYFFLEKEEFTSMIEKGEFLEYAQIYDNFYGTPKAAIMETLAKGQDVILEIEMQGARQVKKVYPEGIFIFVLPPSLKELKNRIVGRGTETAEEIEKRFSCAFEEIKQIDDYDYFIFNKDVEKSVKELEAIISSEKNKVTRYKNNIIEKFKEEL
- a CDS encoding YicC/YloC family endoribonuclease: MAISMTGFGRGEYKDDNYYFLVECKTINHKYCDINIRLPRKISFLEDKARNFVKNYIKRGRVDIYIKLDLLGSEDVNLKFDEVLASQYVNILRDIRNKFDLVDDISVMNVAKFPDIIKTEEKEEDEELLWSMLRKALEETLIKLKEMRSEEGQRLAKDVLERSDLLKSLIEEIEKHSYNVVIDYKEKLNSRISEILENPSLIDESRLAQEVAIYADKSSITEEIVRFKSHIEQLKNTIVKDESIGRKIDFLIQEMNRETNTIGSKSSDLNITNLVVEIKSELEKIREQIQNIE
- a CDS encoding uracil-xanthine permease family protein yields the protein MKKLIMSFQHLLAMFGATVLVPMLTGLDPAVAIFCAGIGTLIFHFCTENKVPVFLGSSFAFIPVIKAAIDAHGGDLAYAQGGIIVAGFVYVILSCLVKIIGAEKIKNYFPPQVTGAMIAVIGLNLIPTAFDMASHNFIIAAITLGVAICINLFAKGFLKQIGILISVIIGYTICYFTGLIDTSTITSASLFAIPNFTLPKFSLEAIVIIAPVVLAVFMEHIGDITTNGTVVGKNFLENPGLNKTLLGDGLATMVAGFLGGPANTTYGENTAVLAITKNYDPANLRRTAILAILLACIGKFGGFLQSIPQAVMGGISIMLFSMITFVGLKTIKDSKCVENKNNMIIIATILVIGLGTTYLGNKGISIGIPVTQSVKITGLSLAAIIGIVLNRLLNKNQFKNEKTKVSIKVSSANN
- the dapF gene encoding diaminopimelate epimerase → MKFWKLHGIGNDFIAIDGRNDNIDCNDYGNLAKQVCHRRFSVGADGLLVVKDSNVADVEMVYYNSDGSRAAMCGNGLRCFVKFVYDNNIVRKEEFDVYTLDGIKKIKANLKNNEIDSVKVNMGKGSFLAKDIPVDTEDEIFINKKVKILDKEFTLSSILMGVPHTVILSENLSLEELYKYGKEIEKYKIFKEGTNVNFVKIEDGNSIYVNTWERGCGYTLGCGTGMTASALICNYLNKVGKCVNVTSKGGTVKIDIEDFVYMTGPSVKICEGNLEV
- the asnB gene encoding asparagine synthase (glutamine-hydrolyzing), whose amino-acid sequence is MCGFVGFVSKANNKKYILKDMLDTIIHRGPDQTGEFINEDVALGFRRLSIIDVTHGAQPLFNEDKSIALVFNGEIYNYKDLREELIQRGHIFKTDTDSEVLVHSYEEYKEDMVQKLRGMFAFVIFDTKNKKLFGARDHFGIKPFYYTSFLGKDEKSFLFGSEIKSFLKHPDFVKELNKDALKPYLTFQYSVLNETFFKGVFKLPPAHYFTYENEKMEIKRYWDINFDEKENTLENYINEVKHIVNQSVEVHKNSEVPLGSFLSGGVDSSYITSVLMPQKTFSVGFEQDKFNESNLAKDLSNMLEIENLSKIINAEECFNKLDCIQYHMDEPQANPSSIPLYFLSELAREHVTVVLSGEGADELFGGYEWYDETSVMKKYKKVPKPLRKLLAKLVKNKPYFKGKMLMIKGGSDVEDYFIGQAFVFEEDEAKDILNKEYSQSPSIKDITKPIYEKVKDKDDLTKKQYLDLNLWLPGDILLKADKMSMAHSLELRVPFLDKEVMKVAQDIPRDYRVNDENTKYVLRKAANEVLPDEWAKREKKGFPVPIREWLKEEKYHRIVKESFESDYAREFFDTTKIVKLLDNHYNGNENNARKIWVIYIFLVWYKRFFIDEDKSIAL
- a CDS encoding Rqc2 family fibronectin-binding protein, whose protein sequence is MALDGLVIHSLVNELSTKLIGGKVDKVHQPEDDEIVLYIRNNKENFKLVLSCSSSNPRVYIANDYKKENPIKAPMFCMLFRKYIQGGNIVNISQVGFERIIKISIDSLDELKEKTRKDIYIEIMGRHSNIILTHNSDNKIIDSAKRIPTSISRVRQILPGLTYELPPAQSKLNPLDNISKDSFIKSLKTFDGPIFKGIYSKFLGISPVISKELCYRANINEKINTNDISEEDITSLYNEFSSLFNNIINNIFSPCIVINEKLDKVIDFSCINLTLYNDLKFINKDSMSTILEGYYKTKDIKDRIHQRASDLKKSISVKLERLYHKQEKQEEELLEAENADIYKVKGELLTAYIYMIEKGMDSVEVQNFYDPNYENVTISLNKNLTPSENAQKYFKKYNKLKTAKKEITSQIAINKEEIDYLENIILSIENCENLAELQDIKDELIRLGYSKSSGKLKSKKETALTTKPHEFISSEGFKILVGKNNKQNDYLTLRIADPDDIWMHTKNIPGSHVIIKCAGKDVSEQTIYEGAMLAAYFSKSKMSSQVPVDYTKKKHVKKPSGSKPGMVIYETNSTMYVTPTEEMVASLKNKDF